The segment AGGAGACATCCTCGCCCATTCCAATTCCCGTTCAAGAGTTTTCTGGCGCTTGCTAGCCTGCTTTTGCTCCTGTGCAAGACGCTTCGATTTTTGATCCAGCCAGGAAGAATAATTTCCTTTCCATGGAATACCTTCTCCCCTATCCAACTCCAGGATCCATCCTGCAACATTATCAAGGAAATAACGGTCGTGAGTAACGGCAATAACAGTTCCTTTATATTCGGCTAAATGATGTTCCAACCAGTGTACAGATTCGGCATCCAGGTGGTTTGTAGGCTCATCCAGGAGTAATACATCAGGCTCTTGCAAAAGAAGTCGACATAAGGCGACCCTTCTTCTTTCTCCTCCCGATAAAACCCCGATCTTTTTATCAGGTTCAGGAGTTCTTAAAGCATCCATTGCAATTTCCAGCTTGGTGTCAAGTTCCCAGGCGTTGGAAGCGTCTATTTTATCCTGAAGCTCTGCCTGCTTGTCCATCAACTTCTGCATCTTATCGGCATCCTCGTAAACTTCCGGAAGCCCGAACATATCGTTGATCTTGTTGTATTCATCAAGGATGGCAACAGTTTCCGCAGCACCTTCTTTTACTACTTCCAGTACAGTTTTTTCATCATCTAGCTTTGGCTCCTGCTCAAGATATCCTACAGTGTACCCCGGTGAGAAAACAACATCTCCCTGGAAGTTTTTTTCTTCTCCTGCAATAATGCGAAGCAAAGTGGATTTTCCTGATCCATTCAAACCAAGAATCCCGATCTTAGCACCGTAGAAAAAGCTTAAGTATATATTTTTAATAACCGGAGTGTTTGCACCGGGGTAAGACTTGGTGACTCCACTCATGGAAAAAATCACCTTTTTATCATCTGCCATTTCAATGTATTTTTTATCGTTTGTAAGTTCAGAATTTCAAAAATGCTGATCATAATTTATTAAGCAAATATCACAAAATTACGAGGATATTGCTATCTCTATACTCAGATTTATTCAGCGTAGAGCCCCAATTCTCTCAGCACTACAAGCAACTGCCCCGTGTGATAAGCATTGTGTTCGATCACCAATAACACCTCTCTAAGTAACGTATGATCTGTTCCAGTTCTTACAGGAAGTAATAATTGATTTTTCGAGTCCAGCAGGAAAGAAGACAGTTCTTTTCTATTGTCAAAAAAAGCCTGCTGTAATTCCTTCCATTGAGCTTCAGTATCGGGAGCTTCATTTTGCGGCCAATAATCTTTGGGCCAATTAGATTCTTTATAATCTTCAGCTTTACAATATTCCAGAATATCCTGCTGGGCATACCACATGTGGTAAAAAAGAGAGTAAAAGGAATAAGGCAAGCCTGATGGCTTTTCCCCCAGTTTCTCAAAAGAAATTTTGTCAAGCATTTTTTCAACAGCCATAAAAGCTTCTCCTCCCTTCAGGTGCTTTACAAGCTGTTCCCTGATTTTCTGCATTTCCTCCATCTTACACTCTTCCCTTTAAAGCATTAAATGCCCAGGACATAACAAAAAATCCAATTCCTACAGTACAAAAACCAATTGCGTAGTCAAGATATTTTAATACCCCTAATAGAACCAGTGCAATACCAATTATAAGCGTGCAAAATGACGCCCATGCAAATATGGTGTTCTTATTCATTCCCATAAAAAATTGTCTTTGTCGCGCCTAAATCATTTCCTGAATTCCCAAC is part of the Antarcticibacterium sp. 1MA-6-2 genome and harbors:
- a CDS encoding DinB family protein — translated: MQKIREQLVKHLKGGEAFMAVEKMLDKISFEKLGEKPSGLPYSFYSLFYHMWYAQQDILEYCKAEDYKESNWPKDYWPQNEAPDTEAQWKELQQAFFDNRKELSSFLLDSKNQLLLPVRTGTDHTLLREVLLVIEHNAYHTGQLLVVLRELGLYAE
- a CDS encoding CAL67264 family membrane protein; protein product: MGMNKNTIFAWASFCTLIIGIALVLLGVLKYLDYAIGFCTVGIGFFVMSWAFNALKGRV